The following nucleotide sequence is from Portunus trituberculatus isolate SZX2019 chromosome 6, ASM1759143v1, whole genome shotgun sequence.
AAAGTGTAAGTCTCATCAGTCATCTGAGTGTCATAGTGTGTCTCTTTGTCACGAGGAGGAGTCTTTCACATTCAGTAACATTGAGTGTCTAGTCGTGACATTCCTGTGAGGGCATTTATGACATGGTGCTCATTCTGTGGTGGGACTGTAGCGCAACATAACATGGTGCAGATGACAACACAAAGCCCccactgtcaccacaacaatacaaacacaaacatacacagaaGCCGAATTCAAGGAACAAACACAATTTGGAATCactttaaagaaatatatggtattATTTAAACTAAAGCAACATTATAGAAGCAGCGGAAACAGCGGGCAGTCCTGAAGCCAGTGAGTTGCCATATATGTTTGTAAAGCAGCACTAGCAAACACTGTGTTGGTGTGTTACTCTACATTTCCTTCACCGAGACATACAAAAGTTTGGTACAtcattcttaatcccttcagtaccatgacgcatttccatattcattctgcttactatttggtgatttcatacagcttcagaaactcatgtggaggattagaatagtgaagagtgtggctattaattttctgacctctatagactcttccaaatgttgataaaatggtctaatcgtactcaaatttcatggtaaaatgtgtcccagtattgtaagggttaagataatgaagattgtggtcatttatcttctgatctccatagactcttcctaatgtcaataaaattatctaatcgtgcacagatctcaagggaaaaatgtgccccagtataatgaagattgtggccatttatcctctgacctctatagacccttcttaatgttgataaaatggtctaatcgtacacaaatctctaggtaaaaaatgtgtcccagtactgaaggggttaactgtccCCTGTAAAGCTGTGACGTGGACAGGACCCCACCGTACGTATAAGTAGAaagtatttttcatattttagagTTACTTCAACCATCCAATCCCGCAGTGTGCAtctccactcaccactcaccagacAACCTCTATAcatgtattttttcccctacaatattcattttatcatctatttattttccttttaggttttttttctttctttttttccccttcacgaATGCGCACGGGTTCTCGGCGCGCCATTTTGAATTCATGTAGTCGAGTTTAcaagtatttatgtatttattttctttacagccCATACAGTTGCTAttgatttgtttctttttttctatttgtcattttaattcttcgtcttctttttttttcttcgtaatcttttttttttattatcattttattcactCATGAGTGATTTTTTTCGAGTCTTTACGTATGCGGACGATTTCACGGGGCGCCATTTTGAATTCGTGCTTTCGAATCTGCGTGTATTTCAgaattcatactttttttttctctctatttcaagAGCTTCTAAGAAAACCAATGTGCGGAAAAATCTTTATATATTCTGCTACCCTTACGTGCATTcatacccacacacatacatacatacatacatacatacacccatACATGCATATGTCGTGGCCCATAGGGTTAATGTTATCTAAAGGTTAATGGTCCGTGCATTAACGTTAGTCGAACCctaacattaacctaacctaacctaatctcattGTCCATTAGGGCTAATATTACGATTATCGCTATTGGGcaagacacatacatgcactaCACATCCCCCgtccacactacacacacacacacacacacacacacacacacacacacacacacacacacactatacattaTTGAATTAAAAACAAATTGTACCCGTGTGACAGTGTACAAAATACAATTACGTttctaaagataaataaataaatgtacgcGAGAGAGAAACACCGGTACGGAATATTGAAATGATGTCACCGCTTCGTCGGCCATTTTAgaacgccagagagagagagagagagagagagagagaggaacaaatataaaacaaaaaataagcaatagtaataataataataatgataataatgaaaacacatcagtttctattttgcatttaatttatttcttcttatccttcttttttttttttcttcgttttgttgTTTATCATGTTATCTTCTACAGACACGGatggctgctctctctctctctctctctctctctctctctctctctctctctctctctctctctctctctctctcttttgaaaagagagagagagagagagagagagagagagagagagagagagatattggttgcttaaaggagacaaaaaggagataaagaagaggaaaaaggaggaggaggaggagaaggaggaagaagaagaagaagaagaagaagaagaagaagaagaagaagaaaatgagaaaattagagaaaggaagattctctctctctctctctctctctctctctctctctctctctctctctctctctctctctctctcttgtcggtTAAAAAGtagggtaaagagagagagagagagagagagagagagagagagaaacccaaaaATCAAATAACAGAAAgtcacgaaaggaaaaaaaaaaaaaaagaaacaaaagagaaagaagagagataaaaaataaagattggGAAGgtgaaacatgaataaaaaagggaataagaaagagaaaaagaagataagagaaagagagagagaggaaaaaaaatagagagaaaaaaggaaggaaaaaatagatggatTAAAAACAGGtggataagaaaatagaataggaaaaaaaggaaaaaaaataagaataacgaagaatcaagaataataataataataataatgatgaaggaaataaagaaaagaatgtaattatttttattattcaagattttctcatttcctttttcttattttctttttttctttctttctttctctcacctcattCGTGACTCGAGAAATTcagtaccgagagagagagagagagagagagagagagagagagagagagagaacatccatccctctttcctccctccctccctccctcctctccctcagaaACTCCCTCCGTCATCGCTCCTTggtccaatctctctctctctctctctctctctctctctctctctctctctctctctctttgttcctccAACACAGCATTATCtgacctctttctctccaccccccccctctctctctctctctctctctctctctctctctctctctctctctctctctctctctctctcgcggggtCAATGCCTCCCCAGCGTGGGTCAGATCGGGTTgagcaagcagagagagagagagagagagagagagagagagagagagagagagaagaaacagaatgtAGGCAAATATGATAAACACGaaggtctgtctgtgtgtgtgtgtgtgtgtgtgtgtgtgtgtgtgtgtgtgtgtgtgtgtgtgtgtgtgtatttcacgtttcccttcttattttctcttctactttgtcttcttcttcttcttcttcttcttcttcgtcttcgtcttcgtcttcgttactgttgttgttgttgttgttgttgttggtggtggtggtggtggtggtggtggtggtggtggtggtaactttCATCatccacattttcttccttctcttactttcccatCAAATTCCATGTTAGTTCTCTATAtaacatcattttctttttcccggcTCGtgtggggtggagggagggggatggaggggaggggtgggtgtggggtttgtgggtggggaggagccttcttcagtactatctctctctcccactattAGCTTGAGTGGAATAGTTAGTCAGTTACCCAGAAGACTAGTAAGGACCTCAGGTTATGTATGTCCTAGCTGgcacttcctttgtatttctttgtattattcctcctcctcctcctcctcctcctcctcctcctcttgtcttcatcctccttctcatccttccttttttaatttgtatattatcattgttagcgatactctctctctctctctctctctctctctctctctctctctctctctctctctctctctctctctctctctcatgacagagagagagagagagagagagagagagagagagagaaagttttgttTGATTGTGAAACGTTTCACATACTAACAGTGACTGCTAACTAACtttaaccattctctctctctctctctctctctctctctctctctctctctctctctctctctctctctctcttgcctttcaataaacaaaaactttggagagagagagagagagagagagagagagagaggtactttAGCTACGGTTAAAGCTAGTCATggtaaggggaagagagagagagagagagagagagatggggtaagTAGCACTGtacatcctgagagagagagagagagagagagagagagagagagagattttaagggGGGGAGGGTTGGGTCTGTCTTGGTCATTCGTCCGGAAACCCCCCCCCCTAGCGccattcccccctcccccctccttcctcgttacccattccctctccctctctctccctctccctctctctctgtggcggacttaccttttcctcctcctcctcctcctcctcctcctcctcctcctcttcttcttcttcttcttcttcgtcttcttgttcttgttcttctgttttccttatttcaattATCCatgtctatttcttcctttttattcttgttggtagtggtggtggtggtggtgttcttcttcttcttcttcttcttcttcttcttcttcttcttcttcttctttgtgttcttaCCCAAATTctggttttcttctcttcctcctcctcctcctcctcctcctccttttactaatgtatgtgtgtgtgtgtgtgtgtgtgtgtgtgtgtgtgtgtgtgtgtgtgtgtgtgtgtgtgtgtgaaaaatacatacaatagtTTCTTTGccctatatttctctctctctctctctctctctctctctctctctctctctctctctctctctctctctctctgtttttgttccttgtttttttctctaatgagcaaaaaatacaagaatagaaagagagaaggaaaaaaagattgattgattaattgttgttgttgttgttgttattgttgttgttgtctcgtCCTTGGATATCCTgctggtgtttgtttgtttgttcgtctgtttgtttgttcgtccgtccgcctgtttgtctgtctgtctgtctgtctgtttgtttttgcttttgttttgtttatctcgttgcttgtttgctctctctctctctctctctctctctctctctctctctctctctctctctctctctctctctctctctctcctcttttcttcctttcttgctttcattctttttcttcttcttcttcttcttcttcttcttcttcttcttcttcttcttcttctcctccttcttcattcgtTGCCTTACCTGatcttctccacacacacacacacacacacacacacacacacacacacacacacacacacacacacacacacacacacacacacacacacctttctttcttcctcgctcttctctctctctctctctctctctctctctctctctctctctctctctctctctctctctctctctgttccttccatttctccctccccatttctccctcccattcctcattcctcctcctcctcctcctcctcctcctcctcctcctcctcctcctcctcctcttccccctcgctCTTGTTAGTGACCCATGACCCACGCCTGACCCCAACCCCCCCACGCATCCCCCCCACGCagacctgtttctctctctctctctctctctctctctctctctctctctcttggtggtaatggtgatggtggtggtggtggtggcgatgctgGCTGGGccgataatggtagtagtgatggtggtgatgatggtggtgatggtagttgcTACTAGGAATGGTGGTCGTttcaggtggtggcggtggtggtggcggcgatgcTAGCGGGAGTGTGGcggctggcggcggcggcggcggaggcggatGCGGCGGCGAAGGACGTGGTAGAGGAAttggagtaggagtaggaggaggtggaggaggaggaggaggaggaggaggaggaggaggaggcagtgctTTCCGTGCAGGGCGCCCGTGATGTGTGGCGTGTGCGGGCGTGTGTGTTCTAACAAGTACACGCTACGCACACACATTGAAGATCGGCACACGGGCACACCACAGCTAGTCACCTGCCCGCACTGTGGCAAGGAATACTCCTCAAAGAACTCCCTCTTCTCCCACATCTCCCGCTACCACAGGGACAGAGAGCCCGGCCACGTCCCCCTGCCCTCAGTACACCTCCTGGACAACCCTCAGGGGCCTAGCCAGGGGTACACGTCGCCGGCAGCCCCTGTGTCCAGGGTCCCGCCGCCGCCTTCTCTCTCAGATCACAAGCTGTTTTGGAGTTCATCGTTTTCTTCCGagccttcctcctcgtcctcgtctgcTGGTGTCCCCTcgtgtcctcttcctcgtcttcctccgccctagtgtgtgtgtgtgtgtgtgtgtgtgtgtgtgtttagatgattatatattttctagtgttttttttattgtaacatGTCATAGTTCctattgtatttttgtattctgTATTCTGtattgtctctgtctatctgtcttgctctctctctctctctctctctctctctctctctctctctctctctctctctctctctctctctctctctcatcgcaatACAAAATGAAGgcaaataatgaagttgtttgtgttaattcccagcacacacacacacacacacacacacacacacacacacacacatgcaagtcAGCCCCGCCACTTGCATGACACTTTCCAAACACCAcgtaaacacaccaccaccaccacctccacaaccaccaccgctaccatcaccaccaccgccaccatcacgaCTACTACTCTATATAGTTTTGTAGAGCCTCCCACAGCCTCCCACAGCCTTCCACAGCCTCTACCAATCTCCTACAGCTgctccctgtctctcccagtcttccacagcctctcccagcttctCCTCATGAGTCAGTTAcagtcactactactgctactactactactactactactactactactactactactacatacgtacattcacctccactcctcttaccaccaccaccaccaccactcgttcTGCGGCGTGATGGATGCGCCTCttgccctcctcccccctccctcctcctcttctcctccatccctctcactATTATTCCCTGCGGTGACAGTCTGGCCCGCGCGGCGCTGATGGTGACTAAGTGATGGTGGCGCCGCGCTGGTCACTTCTGCCTCTCATAAGTAAGGTGTTAAGTGAGGCAAGGTTGTAAGTGAGGAGTTTAAGTTGTAACTAGTATTCTGAAtcgctctgttctctcaccacgactgtgttcaaaggccgcagagatgattagccgagttcccaagagtgttttacctgttcataatgtagaaagtcgtgttaatctgtcactagacccttaaaaacactcctGTCTTAGAAATCAGAGTCACTTGCTGAAAACaccctgctctctcaccaccactgcttcctactagtatatatttttgtactgGGGTGTAAGTACGGCTACATGATGACATCACCATTCCAAGTACAACTACGGGTCCTCACATGTATAAAATGAACGCCACTCCAAGTACGAGAACTTTAGTGCTGTACTCCAATCCAAGTACAAGTACTTCTTACTAATTTAACTTTTGTGTTCATcagcataatgtgtgtgtgtgtgtgtgtgtgtgtgtgtgtgtgtgtgtgtgtgtgtgcatatgttgTTATTGTACTCAACAGTACTCGAAAGTACTCTTAAAACTGTCGAGTACTTGAAATCCAAGTACAAGTACAGGTATAAGTACAATGAAAATTTTAACCCCGAGCACGAGTACGAACACAAGTACATGATGATGTGTACTGATGTAGGAGCACGAGTACGAGTACTTGGAGCCAAAGCTGCTTCCCAATGCTGGAGAGGATCGACCGGGCTCCCAAGAGAGTTTCTCCTGCTGGTGATGTAAGAATGTTGTCAATCAGTCACTCTGATCGTAGAAATATGTTTATGAATTATGTAACTCACTTAAAAAAGCATTTTCTGAAgcgctttgctgtctcaccacgactgaTGAGATGATTACTTGGCTTCTCCggagtgtttctcttgttcatactgaagaaatcttgttcatctgtcaACAGATCAGTAAAAACACCATGAAAAGCCCGTGTAACTCCAAGTGTATGGAAATCTTTTGAATGCAGCATTAGAGTggcgtagaagtgtttcagagtacagCTTGTCTGAAAagtgagtgtttgtttgggaTTATGGAAATGACCTCAACCTGCTAATTTCCAGACACCGAATGCTTATTTCCCTGCGCAGTGGAATGTTTCCCTGAGTCGTGATGTGCACAGTGAAGAGATCAGCTGGGAAATAAGTAAATCTAAACCAAATCTAACTtagcctaaccaaacccaagTATAATAAATGTATTGGCTGTGAGATTAACTAAGTGAATCTACGGTAAaccaaatctaacttaacctaaccaaacatagcGAATTCATTGTGAAATTAATGAAGTTAAtgaacccaaacctaacctaaccaaacggaacccaaccaaacctaaccagaccaaacacaaccaaacctaacttaaccaaacacaacccaatctaacctaaccaagcagaACCTAATACAACCAaacgtaacttaacccaacacagcctaacctaacctaatctaaccaaacctaaccaaaccaaacccaacccaacctaaccaaacttaacccaacctaacctaaccaaacttaaccaaacctaacctcaccaaacttaaccaaacccaaTTCCTAAGCCAGCCGACAGATTAAAACGCTCATGTTGTTTTGTTACTGCCCGtgttatgttgttattgttgctatttttatcattattatttgtgttgctattgttgttccatccgtgtgtgtgtgtgtgtgtgtgtgtgtgtgtgtgtgtgtgtgtgtgtgtgtgtgtgtgtgtgtgtgtgtgttttcgttatGGATATGGTGTTTGGTTtgtatttaagtctctctctctctctctctctctctctctctctctctctctctctctctctctctctctctctctctctctagaggtaagaaataaagatatgtgagtgacgagagagagagagagagagagagagagagagagagaatagatggcAATATGTAaaatggggaggaagggggaaaggaaggggaaggggagggaaggggattaAGGGAGGCTGAGGCttagagaggaaggggggaagagggaagaggggaaggaagggaagaaggatgaagaaggggaggaggaagagatgatgagggattagtgaagggaaggagacacggaggagagggagggggcagggattacttgtgtgtgtgtgtgtgtgtgtgtgtgtgtgtgtgtgtgtgtgtaagatgtaTCAGGtggaaacactcacacacacacacacacactcactcactcactcactcactccatctattttcatttttgagaCCACAAATCTAAACCACACCGCGCCGCtgccttgccaccaccaccaccatcaccaccgccaccgccgcccaccgcccaccgcCGCCCCCCTTCCAGCCCCCCGTGTGAAAGTGCAGTTGTCAGCTGGGCAATTTCTTCCAGCTATTGATCGGGCGAGGGTGTGCCTGCCCGCCGGCGCGCTGGGGTCCGTCATTCCATCCTAGTCTCTTCGTGTTTTCCCAATACCCTTCACCCGCCCTGCCTGACGCCCCCCGCCCTGACCCACGCTGAGATATGGCCCCTGCCTTGCTGTTTAGGGGCGTGCTGCGGGGTCTCCAAGGGGCGCCGCGGTTCCCAGGGTGCCATGAGGTCCTGTGGGTGGTAGCGGGAGTGGTCTGAGTCGTAGATTTAGGGAGAAAACAGCGCTAAAAGTTGCGAGATGTCTACAAGCGGCAGCGGTGCTTTAAAGGCGTCTGCCAGTCCAGGAGGCGTCTTGAAGCTCCGACTGCACCGCCACCTCACTGTCCCTCCGCTACCTCCTGTactgctacctcctcctcctcctcctcctcctcctcctcctcctcctcctcctctcctccttctccagcgccacgccacgccacgccacgcatcCCTCCTTGCTTGCCGTGTCCCGCCCGTGTCCtctcctgcgtgtgtgtgtgtgtgtgtgtgtgtgtagcttcttcgtcgtctttgccttcttcttcgcttcttgttcctcttacgTTGatggtatattctctctctctctctctctctctctctctctctctctctctctctctctctctctctctctctctctctctctccatcatttcgcattaccactactactgcctccatttcctcctcctcctcctcctcctcctcctcctccttggccacG
It contains:
- the LOC123518651 gene encoding protein tramtrack, beta isoform-like, coding for MCGVCGRVCSNKYTLRTHIEDRHTGTPQLVTCPHCGKEYSSKNSLFSHISRYHRDREPGHVPLPSVHLLDNPQGPSQGYTSPAAPVSRVPPPPSLSDHKLFWSSSFSSEPSSSSSSAGVPSCPLPRLPPP